GAGTGAAACCTGCTTATCCACATTAAACATCCAGTACTTTTTGCATGTCACGTATCGTTTACTCACTGGACTGGCCCCATGATttctgaaaaaaactgaaagctagTCTTCAGAAGAAATGCAAGATGTAATAAcggcaaagtgtggacacaaaaatgtatgatgtaaaaaaaaaaggtagctGACTGCGCTGCAAAACAATTTAGAGTTCActggtgtcacgattggcccctcccagtcctgtacatgtgtttgtgttttggtttagcctaTGTGCGTTTTCGtctagccccctcgtttcatgactccacccctgattgtttccacctgtccctcatcagccctggtgtatttaagccctgtgtttgccccttgtgtttgctggtctttgcgTTGTTGTTTGTTGGTTGTCCTGGTGGTGTTATCTGCACTGTTGTTTGTGCTGGTCTATGTAcagttgtttgttctgtttgattctggtttctgtcatgtctgtcccccgatcaatcTGTGTTGGAtctatgaacctggaccgtttcgactatgaccctggatttgcccttaataaatcttgcttatctccacatatgcgtccacctcctcgctccccgttacaactGGATTTCAAATaataagagaaaatgaaatagttttttgtcctgttatcattcttattttttattattaatattttctttttattttatcacttCTTGTTTTAGTACAATGAACTTTACATTAATGCCTTTGCACAGTTACTTATATGATACACTGCATACTTGTATGTTAAGCTTCCTGTAGGcgactagactagactagattTATGACTCAACATCCCATCCTTCTAAATACTGCCATAAGTTAATAAAATTGACCAGCCATTGCTTAATTTGACTGGAAAAGAATATCTGGCCTCTGAAGTTCACACAGTAATTCTTTTTAGAGAatccacattcacacaaagaAGTTCTAAAAGACTTAAGCTGGTTCCTCTGGCATCgctctgaagaactctttttgaggaacctttatttttaggagtgGAGGATCAGCCTGATTCTTCATTTAATTTTGATGATGATTTCAAGTATAGAGATATTTTAAAGCAGAGTTTAGCTGTGAAACTGTCTTGTTCAACACGGTAACTGGATATTGAAAGGCTTTCTCTCTGACCTGAACCTGCTAACGTTTATCTTGTGATCTTCTGTGCTGTAGGTTGTTACTCGTTCTGGTGCCTGCCATGTATTGCCTGCAGCACAGCCAAGAATCACGGCGAGTGTTTTTGGTTACCACTGCTCGAGTTTGGCTTCATTCCACCAATAACCTTATCAATGAGGACATCAGTGCGTGAGCGCTACCACATTGAGGTTAGGATGGGGTGAAAGGGGTGCATGATGAAGGATTGTGTGTATTCACCTTCAGGAACTCTTTCATGTCCTACACTGCCCTACAAAACCCCAGAGTAGTAACTATGGCAACAGGGAATATCAGCTTCAAAGTTCGGTTGTTCAGCCTAATGTGTTACTGCAGctttcacacactgtaaagcAATGCATGCCACTGACTTTGCATGCAAGCGACATATCACTGAAATGTGTACATggtttccacatgaataaaatatgttactTCAACTCAATTATCGACCAAAGGAATTGAAAGTCAAGATTGtgttattagttttttttgtatGCAGAAATCATGTACACAATTTCAGCaagaaaataaatgcaattcAGTGCTGTGTACAAGTAACTTGTACAGGTAACAAGTATAGTGGCctcaaaaagtatttggacattcatgccatgcttaaaaatgtattgaaatcATTAACATAGGGAACAAAAATGTCTAAGCaattgacatttattttaaacagaccatTCACTGTAACTGCAATTGAGTTTTTGGCAAAGTATTCTTTTAAAAGTTGGCTAGTGTTTTAGATCATCATCATTTGAGCATGATCTCGTTCTGAGTTCATGCTCCCATCAATGAACACTCATCGACACCACTGTGAGGAAAACAGCCCCAGTACCTCTCTGCTGTAGTGCAGACGGCAGACCGCAGTGCAGTCTGGAATCTATCTAGAGGTTTACTCCACACAAAAAAGTCTACCATCAGTCTAATGTTGTGCTAAAAGCATTTATCTCTGAAACAAGCATCATtctgttaaacattttatgaagtaacCTGAAGAATTTTACTAAAGTTAATCAATGGttaaagtgtccaaatactttgtAGGGCCACTGTATTTAGAGAAGCAAATAGCACTGTATTAGTTTAAACTGTTGAGTTGCTTAAGTGATCAGTCTCTGGGATTTACTGCAGTGTCTGTATATTTGATTCATTGAATATTATAACATATTCTCTATTAGAGGTCATTAACACATTTAACCcccccattttctctctctctctctctctctctctctctctctctctctctcagggatCTATCTGTAATGACTGTGTCTATTCATCCTTCTGCTGTCCCTGCGTGTGGTGCCAAATGTCACGAGAGATAAACATACGGAAGGAATCAGTCAAATTCACCAACAGACAGGCAAAATGAAGACCCTccttcatcaccatcatcagctTCATCGCTGTGATATCCATGATACTCAAAACCCTTTAATACCCTCAGttacaaatgaca
This window of the Pygocentrus nattereri isolate fPygNat1 chromosome 2, fPygNat1.pri, whole genome shotgun sequence genome carries:
- the LOC119262571 gene encoding cornifelin homolog B-like, yielding MAKTMVQQPQAVALSQWSSGIFDFYNNVPECCYSFWCLPCIACSTAKNHGECFWLPLLEFGFIPPITLSMRTSVRERYHIEGSICNDCVYSSFCCPCVWCQMSREINIRKESVKFTNRQAK